The DNA window CCGCTCTCGGCCGCGACCACCTGAGTCCCCTCCGGCGCGACGATGTCGATGCCGTCGTGCTGGACGCCCCCGTGCGCGCCGAACCGCGCCGCGACCTCGCCGCGGGCGGGCCACTCGAGGCAGCGCCCGCTCTTCGGATCGCACTCCGCCGCCGCCTTCGCCTCCGGCTTCGCGAGGGGCTTCGGCGCGATCGGGGTCGCGCCGGTCCCGGGCGGCTCGCCGCCCTCCCGGGTCGGGACGAACAGCTCGCGCCGGTCCGCGATGGCGAGGCTCGCGGGAAGATCGTTCAGCTCGGCGACCACCGCGGGATCAGCGCCGTGCGCGCTCGCGATCGACTCCACCGTCTCGCCCGGGGCGACCTCGTGCCAGACGCCGAGGAGCCGCTCGGGCGCCACGTTCCGCGGGCCGCAGCCGCCGAAGGCGAGCCCGAGGGCGACGGCGCACCCGGCGAGCGCGGAAGCTCTCATGCCGCGCATCCTATCACGGGCGGCGGGCCGGCGAAAAAATCGCCGGGGCGAGCAGCCCGCTCGCGGCTTCGGCCTGGGCCTCGCGATCGGTCTGGTCGACGCCGAGGAACGTCGCGGACGCGACGCCGTTCGCGATGAGCCAGCCGTCCGTGCCCGACACGCAGCGATCCCGGACCGGGGGCCCGCCGATCGCCCAGCGCGGCTCGCCGGTCGCCGGATCGACGCACGCGCACGCCTCCTCGGGGTAGGTGCGCTCGCCGAGCGGCGCGAGCGCCGGGCCGTCGAAGACCGGGCCGGGGTAGTTCAGGTTGAGCAGCCGCGGCGGTCCCGGGATCTCCGCCAGGGCGAGGGCGATATCGACCGCGCTCTTCGCCGCCCGCGTGTAGTCGTCGCCGCTCACGAGGCTCGCGGCCACGCCGTGGATCCTGCGGATCACCGCCTCGCGCGCGCCCGCGACCGTGCCCGAGTAGACGACGTCCGTGCCGAGGTTCGGGCCGCGGTTCACCCCGGAGATCACGACGTCGGGGCGCTTCGGCATGAGCCCGAACAGGGCGAGGTACACGCAGTCCGCCGGGAGCCCGCCCACGGCGAAGCGGCGCTCGCCGAGCTGCACGGCGCGGACCGGCGACATCAGGGACATCCCGTGGCTGCAGGCGGAGCGGGGCGCGTCCGGCGCGCACACCCAGAGCTCGACGTCGCCGCGAGCCATAAGGGCGTCGGCCAGCGCCTCGAGCCCCGGGGACTCGATGCCGTCGTCGTTGGTGATGAGAACGGTGCGCGTCGTCGCGAGCTCCTCGGTCGGGGCGAGAGGATTTGAACCTCCGACTCCTAGACCCCCAGTCTAGTGCGCTAACCAGGCTGCGCTACGCCCCGAAAAGCGATCCCTCTCTACCAGACCGATCCCGCAGAGGCAAGCGCCTTGGGCGCGCGAGAAACAACGGGGTGGCTCTCGCCTTCGCTCGGATGAGCACGCCCGCAATTTCGAAGTCTTCGTTCCCCGTCCTCTTGTGCTCCGAAACCGACGCATACCGGGGCCTACGGAATGCAGTCGCTCTCCCACCATACGATTTCGAAAGCGGCTGCGCCGAGCACGTCGAGGTCGCCGTCGCCGTCCATGTCCGCGGCGTACACCGAGCCTGCGCTGTCGAACTCCCCGTCCAGAACGTGCGCGGTCCAGGTCGAGCCGTCGCCCATGGTGTTCTCCCACCATGTGATATCGGCGGCGTCCCATGCCGTGCCGAGCAGGTCGAGGTCGCCGTCGCCGTCCACGTCCGCGGCGTACACCGAGGCAGCGCAGTCGAACTCCCCCTCCACCGTGTGCGCGGTCCAGGCCGAGCCGTCGCCCGCGGTGTTCTCCCACCATGTGATGTCATCGTCGAACGCCGCGGCGCCGAGCAGGTCGATGTCGCCGTCGCCGTCCACGTCCGCGGCGTACACCCCGAATGCGCCGTCGAACGCCCCTTCCACCGCGTGCGCGGTCCAGGCCGAGCCATCGCCCGCGGTGTTCTCCCACCATGTGATGTCATCGTAGAACGCCGCCGCGCCGATCACGTCGAGGTCGCCGTCGCCGTCCACGTCCGCGGCGTACACCGAGGCAGCGCCACCAAACTCCCCGTCCACCGCGTGCGCGGTCCAGGCCGAGCCGTCGCCCACGGTGTTCTCCCACCATGTGATATCGGCGGCGTTCCATGCCGCGCCGAGCAGGTCGATGTCGCCGTCGCCGTCCACGTCCGCGGCGTACACCCCGTACGCGCCGTCGAACGCCCCGTCCACAGTGTGCGCGGTCCAGGCCGAGCCGTCGCCCGCGGTGTTCTCCCACCATGTGATGTCATCGGCGTCCGCCGCCGCGCCGAGCAGGTCGATGTCGCCGTCGCCGTCCACGTCCGCGGCGTATACCGACTCTGCGCCCTCGAACTCCCCGTCCACCGTGTGCGCGGTCCAGGCCGAGCCATCGCCCATGGTGTTCTCCCACCACACGATGGCGTTGGTGAACCATTCCGCGCCGACCACATCGAGGTCGCCGTCGCCGTCCACGTCCGCGGCGTACACCGAGGTCGTGGTGCCTTGCTCCTCATCCACTATGTGCTCGGTCCAATTGGGGTCACAGTAACTGTCGGTTTCCGTGTCCGTATCGGTATCGGTATCGGTATCGGTATCGGTGTCCGTGTCGGTGTCCGAGCCCGCGTCGGCGTCGCCGGGCGAGCCGTCGTCAGAGCACGCGGGCAGCAGGGCCGCAGCGACCACCCATGTCCAGAGCATGTTCCTCATCTCGCACCTCCCATAGCTCGGACAAAGCCACTTTCGGTTCGGGCAAGTTCATAGGATCCGATCTGCGATAAAACTCCTACGTTTCCCGGACTATATCACAGCTGGGAGAGCACGACCGCGGCGGAAGTGGCGTGACCATTTTTGATTGAGGTAACGACCTCCTCTCGCGGCCCTTGATCGCGAGCCCGAATGCTGATTGATCCCATGAGTCATGCCTCTCGTGTGCCCGGTGCGCGGTTGCGGTGAGCCCCTCGCGTGGGAGGAGCGGCGGTGCGTCTGCCCCAAGGGCCACGCGTTCGACACGGCGCGATCCGGGTACGTGAACCTCCTCTCCCCGCAGGACAAGCGCGCCAGGGAGCCCGGCGACTCCAAGGAAGCCGTTCGGGCCCGCGGCCGGCTGCTCGAGCGAGGATTCGGCGCGCACGTCCTCGAGGCGCTCACCGCGATGCTCGCCGCCCGCGGCGCGAAGGCCGGCTCGACCGCGCTCGACGTGGGGTGCGGAGAGGGCTTCTTCCTCTCCTCCATCGCCGAGAGGTTCCGGCTCGAAGGGTACGGCGTGGACCTCTCCACCGCCGCCCTGACCGCCGCCGCCCGGCGCAACGGCGCCATCAGGTGGATCGCAGCCAACGCCGACAGGCGCCTGCCGTTCTTGGACGGCGCGTTCGATTTCATCTTCTCGATCACGTCGCGGAAGAACGGCGCCGAGCTCCACAGCCTGCTGCGGGGCGACGGCCGCGCGATCGTCGTCGTCCCGGGCCGCGACGACCTCGCCGAGCTGCGCGAGGCGGCGCTCGGAAAGGCTGTCGCGCGCGACCGGGCCGCGCGGGTCGAGGAGCTGCTCGGCGAGGGGTTCTCGCTCGAGGAGCGGGTCGAGGCGCGGGCGATCGTCCACGCCGACGGGGACGCGCTGCGCGATCTGCTCGCCACGACCTACCGCGGCGCCCGGCGCTCGGCCAAGGAGCGGATCGCGGCGCTCGACGCCATGGACGTCACGCTGAGCGCGGACGTGATGTGCTTCCGGAAGGCGTGACGACACCCCGCGTGCGCTACGGCGCGTCGTCCCTCATGCACTTCCGGCAGAACGGCCGGCGCGGCACGTCGCTTACCTGGACCGTCCCGTAGAACGCGTTCTCGTAGAGGCAGAGCGCCTCGGCGCCCTCCTTCGCGAACGAGATCTTCCTGCCGAAGTAGGGCGGTCGTCCGGGACTCGCGAGCGACACCAGCACGGGTTCGTCCAGCGGCAGGCCGTCGAACCGCGCACCCTTCTTCAGCGTGATCTCCCGCTTCTCGCCGTTCACCGTGACGATCGCCCGCGCGTTGCGCGGCGTGGGCGACGGCCCGTCGCCGAACATGTCGACCGACATCCCGCCCTTTCCCGGCGTCTCGCTGTAGTCCAGGGGTGCGACGCACAGAGTTCCCCCGCGCGCGACCGAGGCGTCCGGCGCGGACGCGTCCCCGGGGCTCGCGTCGGGCTCCGCCTCGGGCTCGGCGTCGGGCTTCGCGCTGATGACGATCGCGGTCTCCGGGGTTCGCTCCGGCGCCGCAACCTCTCGAGCGGCCGGATCCTCCCGGCAGGCGCACGCGGCGAGCAGCGCGAAGATCGCGATCCGCAGATCGCACATCCTAGAACCCCACCGACAGCTTCACCGTGAAGCTGTTCCAGATCGCGTTGTCGATGCCGTACGACGTGTAGCCGAACGACGGCGTCACGACGAGCGTCCGCGCCACGCGGCAGTCGATCCCCGCCTCGGCGCCGAACGCGCGGACGACGTAGACGAGATCCCGCCCGAAGCGGTTCTGGACGAGCCCGCCGACCCCGGCCCGCGCGACGATGTACGGCGAGAACCGCCACGGCAGCTGCACGCCGGCCGACACGCTCTCCACGAACAGGAGATCGTCGCGGTGATCGAGCGCGCGCACGCCGATGGACGAGGACAGGCCGACGCGCACCCTGGTCTTCAGGAGGTTCACGTCGATCTCCGCGCTCGACACGGGACCCGAGTCGTCGCCCTCCCCCATCCACGAGAACCGCGCGCCGACCGAGGTGAGCGGCGCCCCCCTGCCCCACAGCGACGTGCGCATCAGGCTCTCGAAGCCCTCCGCTGCGCGCCGCTCCTCCTCCGCCCGCCGCTGCCGCCCCTCCCACATCCGCCGGCGCCGCGTCTCGAACTCGGAACGCAGCCGTTCGTCCTCGGCCGCGAGCTCCGCTTCCCGCTCCGCGCGCGGCCGCCGCTTGTGCTCCGCCGCCTCGTCCCCGCGGCGATCCTCTCCGAGCCGCGCGTGGCGATCCCCGTAGTCCGGCTCCGCCTCATCCGCGCGCCGCCTCTCGCCGTCGACGTCGTGGCGGGTGTACTTCGGCTTCGGGCCCTCGCCGTCGTCCTGCGCGCCGTCGGGCTCCTCCGCCGGCACCGGCTCCGGCCCGTGTTCCACGGGCTTGCCCTCGGCCCCGAGATCCGTGCCGTCGTTCGGGCAGACATCTACGTCGTCGTCGAAGATCTGGCCGCAGACCGGGCAGCGGACCTTCTCGGCGGCCTCGGCGATCCCGGCCGCGCACGACAGCGCGAGCGCGACGGCGAGGGCGAGGCGTGGGGCGAGCGCGCTCTCCATCAGTGCGCCCCGGAGGCCCTCGGCTCGAAGCCGTCGAGGAGCAGGCGGAAGTCCTCTCCGGCGATCGATCCCCTGCCCCAGAGCGACATCACGACCACGGAACCGCCCTCGAAGATCAGCTCGGCCACCCGGCTCTCCCCCCGCGAGGCGCGCTGCACGATCCCGAGATCCCCGGCGCGGTTCTCGTACGTCTCGGCGGCCTCCACCGCGAACCCCTCACCCTCCCAGTGCGCGCGGCGCGCCCCCGCCTCATCCGCGACGCTTGCCGCCCCGCTCGCCCACGCGCCGAGCCGGGCGCGCGCGCCGGGATCCGGGGTCTCGCCGCCGGGATCCTCCGAGGGGTCGAGCAGGAGTGCGGGCGCCTCGTCCGAGAACCCGTGGACCCGCTCCCACGGCGGCTCGAGGACGTGGAAGTGGAACGCGCCGTCCGGGTGCTCGCAGACGTCCCACAGGGCGTAGGGCTCGGCGCCGTCCACGGGATCGCACGCGGCAATAAGCCCGGAGGACGCCGCCGCGAGGGCGATCGCCCGAACGGCGAGGCGCAGCCGCTCGCCGGAATTCATGGGCAGCTCAACGCCGCGGCGTAGATCTCGCCCGCGTAGGTCGTGTCGGCCGGCGTCGACCGGTTGTCGTGCCACGCCGCGAGGTACCCGCCCCCGATCGCGAGCGCCGGCATGACCGACCGGCCGTCGGCGGTGCTGATCTGGAACGGCGCGTCGAACGACCCGCCGCCGCCCTCGATGAGCGTGACGAACACCTCGGCCTCGTTCGGATCGCCGCCGTTGACGCCGGGCTGCGCGTCCCAGGCGAGCGCGTACGCTCCCGCGAGCGCGTCGAACGCGAGCGACGCCTCGCCGATGTAGTACGCCGGAACCACGGTGCTGTTCAGCGCGTCGCCGACCGGGACCCCGTCCGAGAGGACGCCGGCGAAGGCCCCGTGCACGTCGAGCGGCCGGAACATGATCCGCTTCAGGGGCGGCTCCCGGTCGTCGCGCCAGACGAGGCCCACCTCGTCCGCGCCGTCCCACGCCACATCGATGGGGCGCGATGCCGTGAGCTCCGGGGTCACGTAGGTAGGCGCCGCCAGCGCCGTTCCCGCGTCGCTCGACTCGATCGTGACGACCTGCTCGGTCGTCGACGCGATGACCGCGGTCAGGAAGCCGGTCGCGGTGCCGGTCACGATCGGCCAGTGCTCGTCCAGCACGATCCCCGTGAGCTGGTGGTTCACGTCGCCGGCGGTGTCCACCAGGGCGCCGGTCTCGAGATCGAGCACCGCCATGTACACGTCGTGGCCGGTCGAGGTGTTCCGCGCGTCCGACCAGACGATCCCGATCCTTCCGGCGGTCCCGAGGTCGGGCGCGAACGCGGCCTCAGGGTAGCGCGAGTTGAACGCGTCTTCGTCGGAGACCTGCTCGAAAGGCGCGGCGAGGACGCCGTCCGCGTCCAGGAAGCCGATGTAGATCTCGTAGGTCGAGGTGGTGTAACTCCAGCCCTGCATCACGAGCGCGTAGCCCCCGGCCGCGCCGAGCCACAGGAGCGACGGGAAGTTCCCCGTCGTCCCGGACGAGACCGCGTGCAGGGAGCCGGCGACGAGCGCGCCGCCCGAGTCGAGCCGCGCGAAGTACACCTGGCCGTAGGTCGTCCCCGTGTAGTCCTGCCACGCCACGCCGTACCCCGATCCGTTCGCCGCGGCCGACGGGTAGTTCGTGGCGCCGGTCGTGTCGCTCACCTGCTCCTCGGCGCCGACCGTGCCGCCGGCGCAGCCGCCGCCGCCGCACGCATAGCTCGGATCTCCGGAGCAGGTCTCGCCCGGATCGCAATCGGTCCAGTCGACGGTGTAGCCGCACGTTCCCGGCACGCTCGCCGATCCGGCGCACGCCGCGTTGCTGCACTCGCCGAGCGCCGGGCAGTCGAGGTCATCGACGGTGTACGCGCAGTCGAACGACGTGTCGCACGCGACGTCCCCGCACTCCGGCGTCGCGCAGAGCGC is part of the Pseudomonadota bacterium genome and encodes:
- a CDS encoding LysM peptidoglycan-binding domain-containing M23 family metallopeptidase; translated protein: MRASALAGCAVALGLAFGGCGPRNVAPERLLGVWHEVAPGETVESIASAHGADPAVVAELNDLPASLAIADRRELFVPTREGGEPPGTGATPIAPKPLAKPEAKAAAECDPKSGRCLEWPARGEVAARFGAHGGVQHDGIDIVAPEGTQVVAAESGRVVYSGDGIKGYGNMILVKHDGGLITVYAHNAANDVADGAAVARGQKIASVGRTGTATAPHLHFEVRRGETPEDPLRHLPRKEDDE
- a CDS encoding 5'/3'-nucleotidase SurE, with the translated sequence MADALMARGDVELWVCAPDAPRSACSHGMSLMSPVRAVQLGERRFAVGGLPADCVYLALFGLMPKRPDVVISGVNRGPNLGTDVVYSGTVAGAREAVIRRIHGVAASLVSGDDYTRAAKSAVDIALALAEIPGPPRLLNLNYPGPVFDGPALAPLGERTYPEEACACVDPATGEPRWAIGGPPVRDRCVSGTDGWLIANGVASATFLGVDQTDREAQAEAASGLLAPAIFSPARRP
- a CDS encoding VCBS repeat-containing protein — translated: MRNMLWTWVVAAALLPACSDDGSPGDADAGSDTDTDTDTDTDTDTDTDTETDSYCDPNWTEHIVDEEQGTTTSVYAADVDGDGDLDVVGAEWFTNAIVWWENTMGDGSAWTAHTVDGEFEGAESVYAADVDGDGDIDLLGAAADADDITWWENTAGDGSAWTAHTVDGAFDGAYGVYAADVDGDGDIDLLGAAWNAADITWWENTVGDGSAWTAHAVDGEFGGAASVYAADVDGDGDLDVIGAAAFYDDITWWENTAGDGSAWTAHAVEGAFDGAFGVYAADVDGDGDIDLLGAAAFDDDITWWENTAGDGSAWTAHTVEGEFDCAASVYAADVDGDGDLDLLGTAWDAADITWWENTMGDGSTWTAHVLDGEFDSAGSVYAADMDGDGDLDVLGAAAFEIVWWESDCIP
- a CDS encoding methyltransferase domain-containing protein — its product is MPLVCPVRGCGEPLAWEERRCVCPKGHAFDTARSGYVNLLSPQDKRAREPGDSKEAVRARGRLLERGFGAHVLEALTAMLAARGAKAGSTALDVGCGEGFFLSSIAERFRLEGYGVDLSTAALTAAARRNGAIRWIAANADRRLPFLDGAFDFIFSITSRKNGAELHSLLRGDGRAIVVVPGRDDLAELREAALGKAVARDRAARVEELLGEGFSLEERVEARAIVHADGDALRDLLATTYRGARRSAKERIAALDAMDVTLSADVMCFRKA